The following DNA comes from Treponema sp. J25.
CACCCCGATGGCAGATCAATTTGTTATGGAAAGTCTTTTTGCGACTATTACCAATGCCAATTTTGATGGGGCCTACTTTGTCCAAAAGATTACGGAGGGCCTTCAAATTCGGCAGGAGCTACAACGGTTAGTAGGCAACGAATTGGTGGTTCCTCAGGGCCTTCACAAAGATATCGCCAATAGCGATGCGGCCATCTGGAAACTTCCCTCGGATCAATTCCCTGCCAAGGCCCAGGAAATAGGTTTTTTGTCGATAGAAGATGTGAACCGTCGTTCCCTGGTGGCGTTGCTTGTGTTTGGTCTTAAAGGAATGGCCGCCTATGCGCACCATGCGGCGGTGCTTGGCTACACCGATGACAACATTTTTGCCTTTATGCATCGGGCCCTGGCTGCCACGGTGGATTCCCATCTTGAGACGAACGCTCTTATTCAGTGGGTATTAGAATGTGGTTCGGTAGGGGTTACTACCATGGCCTTGTTAGATAAGGCAAATACCGCTACCTACGGCAAACCGGAAATCACCAGGGTATCGATTGGGGTTCGTCATAATCCGGGGATCCTTATCTCTGGTCACGATCTTAAGGATCTGGAGATGCTTTTGGAACAGACGGCCGGTACGGGGGTAGATGTGTACACCCACAGCGAGATGCTTCCTGCCCACTATTATCCGACCTTTAAAAAATATCCCCATTTCGCAGGCAACTACGGGAATGCCTGGTGGAAACAGAAGGAGGAATTTGAGAAATTTAACGGTCCCATCCTCATGACCACCAATTGTCTTGTGCCGCCTTCAGCTTCCTACAAAGATAGACTCTTTACCACAGGAATAGTGGGCTTCCCTGGCGTACCCCATATTGAGGCGGACCACAAGGGCTGGAAAGATTTTAGCGCCCTTGTGGAATTAGCGAAAACCTGCCCCCCACCCACACCGATTGAAGAGGGCGAAATTATCGGTGGGTTTGCTCACGATCAGGTGGCGGCCCTGGTGCCCCAGGTAGTAGGGGCCATAAAGGCCAGCAAAATCCGTAAATTTGTGGTTATGGCCGGCTGTGATGGGCGTATGAAAAGCCGTGCATACTACGAAGAGTTTGCCCGGGCCCTTCCCCGGGATACGGTGATTCTTACCGCCGGCTGTGCCAAATATCGATATAACAAACTTCCCCTCGGAGATATTGAAGGGATCCCTCGGGTGCTCGATGCGGGGCAATGTAATGACTCCTACTCCCTGGCAGTAACGGCCCTTACCCTCAAAGAAGCCTTTGCTCTTGCGGATGTGAACGATCTTCCTATTGCCTTTAATATCGCCTGGTATGAGCAAAAGGCCGTATTGGTTCTCTTAGCGCTCCTTTCGCTGGGCTTTAAAAACATCCACATTGGGCCTACCCTCCCGGCATTCCTTTCCCCCGAAGTAGCAGAGGTCCTCGTAAAAACCTTTAATCTGGGAACTATTGGCACGGTGGAGGAAGATATAAAATTGCTTGTGGAGTAATTGGTAGGAACGAAAACGGCGTTTAAAATCTACTATATCTCAGAAAATTGTCCTGTCGGGGTTCCCCGACAGGGATGAAAGTGCAACAGAGTAAAAAGAAAAGGGGTTAGTTTTCCACTGTATTTGTAATAAAGCTTTCTACAACCCTATTCATAGTTTCGATAAGATTTTGGATATCTTTACCACTTTTGCTAAAGTCACGGACACTTTGTGCAATTAGATTAATTTTTTCAATCATCTGCTTAATACTTTCTGAAATATCTAGAGTAGCCTGATTAAGTTGTTTGTTCTTCTCAAGAATAGCTCCCGTATTATTTTTCATACTTTGAGACTCTTGTTGAACGGCGGTAGTAAGTTCATTCATGTTTTTAAGTGCTTCAAGGATCTGCCCTGAGCCTTCTTTTTGTTCTGCCATAGCTCCTTGTAGTTCCTGCACAAGTTGGTTCAATTCTTCAAGGGATTGCGATAACGTATCAAAAGAGCTCCGTGAAACTGTAGTGGATTGAAGTACCTTTTCTATTTCAGTTTGAATTTGGGAGATTTCTGTGCGGATATTCTTTGATTGAATAGCTGCATGTTCTGAAAGAGAGCGAATTTCGTCAGCTACTACCGAAAAGCCTCGACCTGCTTCTCCTGCATGAGCTGCTTCGATGGCCGCATTCATAGCCAATAAGTTAGTCTGGCTAGCAATAGTAGTGATAACTTTATTTGCTTCCTGGAGTGTTCGAGATCTTTCTACAATATGAAGCACCTGCTGATAAGTGTTTTCTTGAAGAGATTGTCCACGTTGAGCCGATCCCAGGAGATCTAAGAATTTATCAGCCATGCGCTTCGTCGTAGTGTTGATAGATTGAATATTGTGGATCATTTCTTCTATTGCCGCTGAGGCTTCGGTAATACTACTTGATTGGTCAATAATGAGCCTCCCCAGCGTATTTATTTGATTGGTGATATCGGTAACCGCATTGCTAGAATCTTGTACACAATTTGCTTGAAGTTTTGTTTTTTCTTGAACTATAGTAGCACTTTGTAAAAGAGGATCTGTGGTCTCTATTGATACCTTTGCATGTTCTTCGAAAATTTTGCTTACCTCATAAAGAGTTTTCTGAGATCTTTGTAATTCTTCAATACTGATAGTAAGGTTATGGCAGAAGGTGTTTATCAGGCCTCCAATAGTTCCTAGTTCATCTATGGAGGTAATATATATCCGTTGACGCAAATCTTTTTCTGCTGACGAAAGAATATCAAGTTGGTTAATAATAGAACGATAAATTATAGCTGTAGTTCTCGTCCAAATCCCTACCAACGTAAGAACAGTGATAAAATATAGCAATGACAAGAATATAACAGTACTATACACTTCTTTTTGGGTAAAGCTGAGATGACCTCGTACGTACTTTATGGTATCAAAGACAAACAGTGCTAGTGACACAGCAAAAATAAATGTCATAAGAGTCATAAAAGAAGGGATAATGAAATTCTTTCGTTGCTGGCGATTATCTCGAAGATCTGAGGGATAGTATTCCAATTGGTGGGAGAGAAGAACCCGAGCCCCAAGCCGGTCTGTGATTACAAATACAAAGGCCCCATCTAACATCCCTAACGATAGAATAAGCAAAAGAATAGAAATTTTATTACAATTTGTACCTATAAAGGGGGATGCGATATATAAAGAGAGTATGAAGATTAGAACGAGGATAATATATAGGATAAGAGATTTTAATGGGGTTTCCCCTAATGTGATGAGCGCTTTTTTATACTGCTCTGCATCTTTTTTTCTTTCTCCAAAAGGATAGTCATAAATACAGCAATATCTTCTGAGTATAAAATAAACTAGTAAAAAAAATAATGCTCCCATAATGAGTATACAGCGGATAATAGAGGCTATTTCGTGTTCGGGATTACGAAAGAACAGAGCCGCTGCAGTGATAAAGCCAATAAAACAAAGATTGGCACTTACGATAATACGGAGATAGGAAGTAGACTTTTTTCTCATGACGTTCATCCTTAAATATGACAAATTTTGTCTATTCCCTATGAGTATACACCCCTCATCTTATAAATAGTCAAGCTCAATATTAAAAAAGTGACAGGTTTGCCCCTCTCGATTGGTTTCGCATCATAAAAAATGTACCTCCCCGTAAAAAATGTTCCCTGGGAGAATTCCCCTTCCCATAGTATACTTACTAGCCATGAAGGCTCTGCTGTGGATACTCCTGGGCTCTATTACTCTTTCTTGCGTTCTGGGAGTAAGGAGTGAAAAAAGAGATGCGACGGAAAGAACAAAAAACGTTCTAACTTATGAGCACTCCCCGCCGTCTCTTCCTTTACCGCCCCCAGGAAAGCTTCCCTTAGTTACTGAGCCGGTTACGTTCCGGGTATTTATTCCCAGCGTGGGGTTCATTGCAGACTTAAAAACCAATGCTTATGTTCGCTGGATCGAAGAGCAGACCGGTATTCATATTGAGTGGATTGAAACAGACCGGGTAAGTGCCCGAAATAAGCTTCTGGCGATGTTCGCAAGTGGTGAATATCCGGACATCATTTTTGGTGCTAATGGAACGGGACTTTCCACGCAGGATATTTATCGATATGGGCGGATGGGGGTATTCTTGCCCTTAGAGGAATTAATAGAAAAGGAAGGCTACTGGATTAAAGAACTCTTTGATACCGAACCTACCATTAAAAAAATAATCACAAGCCCTGATGGTCATATTTATGGTTTACCGGCGGTTTTTACTGATGATTACCATATGACCATGCGCCAAAAGGCATGGATTAATAAGAAATGGCTCGATCGATTAGGACTGGCGGTTCCCAAAACCTTGGAAGAGTTGCACCAGGTCTTACAGGCGTTTAAAAAATTCGATGCCAATGGGAATGGGGATCCTACCGATGAAATTCCCATGGCCGGTGCCACGAGAAACCTTGAAAATGTGGTGCTCTGGCTCATGAATTCCTTTGTTCCTGCCGGCGGACCTGATGATTCTGGGGATCCCCTATTGAATAATTTTGAATTTATTGTAGATGGACGGGTCTTTTTTAGCGCTAACAAAAAAGAATACCGGGAGGGACTTCGTTTTATTCGTAGACTTTTTCAGGAAGGACTTGTGGATATGCATTCTCTCGTACAGGATCGATCCCGATTGCGCTTCTTCGTGGAAGGCCCGGTGAATCGCCTGGGGGTAGTGGTTTCCCATCACCCGGCTAATGTAGCGACCCTTTCCGAAGATCCCCGGGCCCCCCTCCATGAGTATGTGGTATTGCCGCCCCTCATCGGGCCCGAAGGAAAGGCCTATACGCCGTGGCTTATCGATGCGGTAATAAAAGTAGGGGAACTGGTTATTACCAAACAGTGTCGGTATCCCGAACTGGCTTTTCGGTGGGCCGATCATTTTTATCGGATCGAAAGCGCTCTCCATGACAAGGGCATTGAAGGGGTCCACTGGGAACGGATCCCCCAGGGAAAATTCTTTTTTGCCTTTAATGGAAAGCCCGCTAAGTATCGCTATTTAAAGCCCCTTGCCCAGGAAGACAATGCCCAGCTCAATATGGGACCCGGCTGGACCCGGGATTTAAAGAATGAGTTTGCCATCGATACGGGTTTTTCCTATGAAGAATTCCTGTATAAAAGCACCCAGGTGTATGAACCCTTTAAGGTTCGGCGCTATCCTTTTTCGACGGTAAGTATCTCTGATAGGGACTTGGGGGAATTTTATGAATTACGAAGGACGATTCATTCTTTTGTAATGGAAGCGAGTAATCGATTCATTATTGGAGAATTAGATATCGACCGGGATTGGCCATTGTACCTTAAACAATTAGAGCAACTAGGTCTTTCCCGGTACCTTTCTATCTTGGAGAAAAATTTATGAAAGAAACTCCAGGACCGAAAAGGCTTTTGCTGCGATATTTGAGTACTAATCTGTTTATTCTTATCCCCGCTTTTGTGGTAAGTGGTCTTTATTTTTTCGTAAGTTCTGCCCTACTTTTTCGTGCCGCCGATGAGGTTGCGTCGACCCAGCTAGAAAATAGTGTAAATTATGTGGACCGCACTCTTTCAAATTTAGAAAAATTGGCTTCCAAGGTTGTTTTGGATTACCGACTGAATCGATATTCGGTGATGGAAAGTCCCCTTTCTCCTCTTGAATTGTATCGTATGAAGGAACTTACCACCTATCTTTCCATGATTGTGTTGGGTGGGGATTTTTTAGATCGATGTATGCTGTATCTTAAAGCAGGAGAGCGGGTTCTGTATGAAAATGGGATAGCCGAATATTCCACTTTTTATGGAAACTTGCTAAGTGTGGAGGGGTTCACTGCCGATAGCTGGCGTCGCTATATCCTTGCGGGAGAGGGAGGTCGTTTTAATGCCCATTATGCTTTAACTGCAAGCACTGCCCGGGGGGGACGCCCAATGCTTGCCCATTTTCTGGTATGGCCCATCGGTTATGGGGATTACGTTCGGGGTTCCCTCGTAATTATGATAAATGGGACAGAACTGGGGAGACGCCTGGCACGCATACCTGATCAATATGGAGGATGGATTGTGGTGTATGGGCCGGAGGGTAAATTAATTGCCGCTACCTCAGATTCTATTCCCCTAGAGTTCCAGAAACAAATGATTTCTGTCGCTACACAAACGGTAGCAATTGGTACACATCGATACAAGGTGTATAGTCGTATTTCTTCGTATAATGGCTGGCACTATGTTGCCTTTATGGATGAGGAACGGATAACCGCCTCGGTTCGTCGTGTTCAGGTTCTGGCGTCTTTCCTCTTGGGAGGCGGTTTTTTGTTTGCCCTGGCGCTTTCTTTCCTGTTTGCTTCTCATAACAGTCGCCCCATTTCTCATTTGTTTTCTCTCCTTATGCCAGGAAAGAATCCTCTTTTTCAGAAAGGGACGTCCGTTTTTACGTTGCTCGAAGAGGCAGTGCTTAACCTGAGGGATACGAATCTTCAGCTGACGCAAAAGATGGATGTCCTGTTTACCATAGGGAAGGATTATCTTTTCCATAAATTACTCAAAGGTGAATATCGAGATCGGACCCTCTTTTTGGAAGATTGTCGCCGTTTTTCGGTTTTCCCTGCACCTGGTCCGTACTATGTCATAGTTGGGCAGGTTCCGTTTTTTATGAAGGACCTTGATGCTTCGGCGGTATTGAATTCCGATGATAGCCTTGTAATGTTTTTCAGGAATCATCTTGCCATCGATGAGTATGCTCTTTCATGGGGAAGGGGATATGCCGTTGCCATTAAGCGTTGTCTGGGAAACGCTACCTGTAATTTGGATGCGGAAGCTTTTATCGAAGGGGTTGTTCAGAAACTTCCTGCTAAATTACGGGAAGAGGTCTCTTTTGGGGTAGGGCGGCCGGTGGAAGATCCCTTCCTATTGTCCCTTTCACTTGCGGAGGCAGAGACGGCGCTGGCTTCATTGTATGGAGGCGGTTTTGAACGGATTCGTTTTTATACGGCCCTCCCCGCTCCCATGGATGTCTATCGCTATCCTATGGATGTGGAGGCCTCTCTTATTCGCTCAGTGCTGGCGGCGAATCTTAATTTATTCAGTTCCATATGGGACTCTATTTATAAAGAAAACTTTGTTCAACGGAATCTATCTATTAAAGAAGGACGAAAACTGATTCAGGCCCTTTGTCTGACCGCCCGCAGGCTTGCAGTGGAATTCCCTCCCCCACGCCAGGAAGTGTATGCAGCCTATCTTGATGCTATTGATACGACGGAGATTCAGCCCCTCACAGGATTTAAAGAGGTGGAGAAATTTCTTCGGTCTATGACAGAGGAGCGGTGCCGCGAAAAACGGAGTCATAACGAGATCCTTGCCCAGGAAATTCAGGAGTATATTGAAACCCATTTTCAGGACCCCAACCTCTCGCTTACGCTTATTGCGGACACGTTTCATCTGTCGGAAAGTTATCTTTCTTCGTTCTTTAAAGAACAGCGGGGAGAAAATATTTCCTGGTATATTCTCCGGCGGCGGATGACCGAAGCCCGAAGATTGCTTCTTGAAACTCGCGAATCGGTAGATACCATCGCACTCCATTGTGGCTATGTCAACAAGGCTAGTTTCAGAAGGGCCTTTAAGCGAATGTTTGGATTATCCCCTTCGGAATATCGTTCATCCCAGGGAAGGGTACTTTAAGAAGAGG
Coding sequences within:
- the hcp gene encoding hydroxylamine reductase, with protein sequence MFCYQCQEAMNGTGCAVAKGVCGKDSQTSDLQDLLIHTLKGIGVWASFARAVGKPTPMADQFVMESLFATITNANFDGAYFVQKITEGLQIRQELQRLVGNELVVPQGLHKDIANSDAAIWKLPSDQFPAKAQEIGFLSIEDVNRRSLVALLVFGLKGMAAYAHHAAVLGYTDDNIFAFMHRALAATVDSHLETNALIQWVLECGSVGVTTMALLDKANTATYGKPEITRVSIGVRHNPGILISGHDLKDLEMLLEQTAGTGVDVYTHSEMLPAHYYPTFKKYPHFAGNYGNAWWKQKEEFEKFNGPILMTTNCLVPPSASYKDRLFTTGIVGFPGVPHIEADHKGWKDFSALVELAKTCPPPTPIEEGEIIGGFAHDQVAALVPQVVGAIKASKIRKFVVMAGCDGRMKSRAYYEEFARALPRDTVILTAGCAKYRYNKLPLGDIEGIPRVLDAGQCNDSYSLAVTALTLKEAFALADVNDLPIAFNIAWYEQKAVLVLLALLSLGFKNIHIGPTLPAFLSPEVAEVLVKTFNLGTIGTVEEDIKLLVE
- a CDS encoding methyl-accepting chemotaxis protein translates to MRKKSTSYLRIIVSANLCFIGFITAAALFFRNPEHEIASIIRCILIMGALFFLLVYFILRRYCCIYDYPFGERKKDAEQYKKALITLGETPLKSLILYIILVLIFILSLYIASPFIGTNCNKISILLLILSLGMLDGAFVFVITDRLGARVLLSHQLEYYPSDLRDNRQQRKNFIIPSFMTLMTFIFAVSLALFVFDTIKYVRGHLSFTQKEVYSTVIFLSLLYFITVLTLVGIWTRTTAIIYRSIINQLDILSSAEKDLRQRIYITSIDELGTIGGLINTFCHNLTISIEELQRSQKTLYEVSKIFEEHAKVSIETTDPLLQSATIVQEKTKLQANCVQDSSNAVTDITNQINTLGRLIIDQSSSITEASAAIEEMIHNIQSINTTTKRMADKFLDLLGSAQRGQSLQENTYQQVLHIVERSRTLQEANKVITTIASQTNLLAMNAAIEAAHAGEAGRGFSVVADEIRSLSEHAAIQSKNIRTEISQIQTEIEKVLQSTTVSRSSFDTLSQSLEELNQLVQELQGAMAEQKEGSGQILEALKNMNELTTAVQQESQSMKNNTGAILEKNKQLNQATLDISESIKQMIEKINLIAQSVRDFSKSGKDIQNLIETMNRVVESFITNTVEN
- a CDS encoding extracellular solute-binding protein, producing the protein MGFIADLKTNAYVRWIEEQTGIHIEWIETDRVSARNKLLAMFASGEYPDIIFGANGTGLSTQDIYRYGRMGVFLPLEELIEKEGYWIKELFDTEPTIKKIITSPDGHIYGLPAVFTDDYHMTMRQKAWINKKWLDRLGLAVPKTLEELHQVLQAFKKFDANGNGDPTDEIPMAGATRNLENVVLWLMNSFVPAGGPDDSGDPLLNNFEFIVDGRVFFSANKKEYREGLRFIRRLFQEGLVDMHSLVQDRSRLRFFVEGPVNRLGVVVSHHPANVATLSEDPRAPLHEYVVLPPLIGPEGKAYTPWLIDAVIKVGELVITKQCRYPELAFRWADHFYRIESALHDKGIEGVHWERIPQGKFFFAFNGKPAKYRYLKPLAQEDNAQLNMGPGWTRDLKNEFAIDTGFSYEEFLYKSTQVYEPFKVRRYPFSTVSISDRDLGEFYELRRTIHSFVMEASNRFIIGELDIDRDWPLYLKQLEQLGLSRYLSILEKNL
- a CDS encoding helix-turn-helix domain-containing protein; amino-acid sequence: MKETPGPKRLLLRYLSTNLFILIPAFVVSGLYFFVSSALLFRAADEVASTQLENSVNYVDRTLSNLEKLASKVVLDYRLNRYSVMESPLSPLELYRMKELTTYLSMIVLGGDFLDRCMLYLKAGERVLYENGIAEYSTFYGNLLSVEGFTADSWRRYILAGEGGRFNAHYALTASTARGGRPMLAHFLVWPIGYGDYVRGSLVIMINGTELGRRLARIPDQYGGWIVVYGPEGKLIAATSDSIPLEFQKQMISVATQTVAIGTHRYKVYSRISSYNGWHYVAFMDEERITASVRRVQVLASFLLGGGFLFALALSFLFASHNSRPISHLFSLLMPGKNPLFQKGTSVFTLLEEAVLNLRDTNLQLTQKMDVLFTIGKDYLFHKLLKGEYRDRTLFLEDCRRFSVFPAPGPYYVIVGQVPFFMKDLDASAVLNSDDSLVMFFRNHLAIDEYALSWGRGYAVAIKRCLGNATCNLDAEAFIEGVVQKLPAKLREEVSFGVGRPVEDPFLLSLSLAEAETALASLYGGGFERIRFYTALPAPMDVYRYPMDVEASLIRSVLAANLNLFSSIWDSIYKENFVQRNLSIKEGRKLIQALCLTARRLAVEFPPPRQEVYAAYLDAIDTTEIQPLTGFKEVEKFLRSMTEERCREKRSHNEILAQEIQEYIETHFQDPNLSLTLIADTFHLSESYLSSFFKEQRGENISWYILRRRMTEARRLLLETRESVDTIALHCGYVNKASFRRAFKRMFGLSPSEYRSSQGRVL